From the genome of Actinacidiphila yeochonensis CN732, one region includes:
- the rpsJ gene encoding 30S ribosomal protein S10 → MAGQKIRIRLKAYDHEVIDSSAKKIVETVTRTGAQVAGPVPLPTEKNVYCVIKSPHKYKDSREHFEMRTHKRLIDILDPTPKTVDSLMRLDLPAGVDIEIKL, encoded by the coding sequence ATGGCGGGACAGAAGATCCGCATTCGGCTCAAGGCCTACGACCACGAGGTCATCGACTCCTCGGCGAAGAAGATCGTCGAGACGGTGACCCGTACCGGTGCGCAGGTCGCGGGCCCGGTGCCGCTGCCCACTGAGAAGAACGTGTACTGCGTCATCAAGTCGCCGCACAAGTACAAGGACTCGCGCGAGCACTTCGAGATGCGCACGCACAAGCGCCTGATCGACATCCTCGACCCCACCCCCAAGACCGTTGACTCGCTGATGCGCCTGGACCTTCCGGCCGGCGTTGACATCGAGATCAAGCTCTGA
- the rplC gene encoding 50S ribosomal protein L3, translated as MAKQIKGILGEKLGMTQVWDENNRVVPVTVVKAGPNVVTQIRTNDRDGYESVQIAFGEIDPRKVNKPLKGHFAKADVTPRRHLVELRTSDAAEYTLGQEVTAEVFEAGVKVDVTGKSKGKGFAGVMKRHNFRGLGAGHGVQRKHRSPGSIGGCATPGRVFKGLRMAGRMGNERVTTQNLTVHAVDAEKGLLLIKGAVPGPNGGLVLVRTAAKGA; from the coding sequence ATGGCTAAGCAGATCAAGGGCATCCTGGGCGAGAAGCTCGGCATGACCCAGGTCTGGGACGAGAACAACCGTGTCGTCCCGGTCACCGTGGTCAAGGCCGGTCCGAACGTCGTGACCCAGATCCGAACCAACGACCGTGACGGATACGAGTCCGTCCAGATCGCATTCGGCGAGATCGACCCGCGCAAGGTGAACAAGCCCCTCAAGGGCCACTTCGCCAAGGCCGACGTCACCCCGCGCCGCCACCTTGTGGAGCTGCGCACCTCCGACGCCGCCGAGTACACCCTCGGCCAGGAGGTCACGGCCGAGGTGTTCGAGGCCGGTGTCAAGGTCGACGTGACCGGCAAGAGCAAGGGCAAGGGCTTCGCCGGTGTCATGAAGCGCCACAACTTCCGTGGCCTCGGCGCCGGACACGGTGTGCAGCGCAAGCACCGCTCCCCGGGCTCCATCGGCGGCTGCGCCACCCCGGGCCGCGTGTTCAAGGGCCTGCGCATGGCGGGTCGCATGGGCAACGAGCGGGTCACCACCCAGAACCTGACCGTCCACGCCGTTGACGCGGAGAAGGGCCTGCTGCTCATCAAGGGCGCCGTCCCCGGTCCGAACGGCGGCCTCGTCCTGGTCCGCACCGCGGCCAAGGGGGCCTGA
- the rplD gene encoding 50S ribosomal protein L4 yields the protein MTTVDILSPAGDTTGTVELPAEIFDAKVSIPLIHQVVVAQLAAARQGTHKVKTRGEVRGGGKKPYRQKGTGRARQGSTRAPQFAGGGVVHGPVPRDYSQRTPKKMVKAALRGALTDRARHSRIHVVSGLVEGTTPSTKAAKSLLGKISERKNVLLVVERSDEAGWLSARNLPQVHILEAGQLNTYDVLVSDDVVFTKAAFDRFTTGNGVAETEGSDA from the coding sequence ATGACCACTGTTGACATCCTGTCGCCCGCTGGCGACACCACCGGGACCGTCGAGCTCCCGGCCGAGATCTTCGACGCCAAGGTCAGCATCCCGCTGATCCACCAGGTCGTCGTCGCGCAGCTGGCCGCTGCCCGTCAGGGCACGCACAAGGTCAAGACGCGCGGAGAGGTCCGCGGCGGCGGCAAGAAGCCGTACCGCCAGAAGGGCACCGGCCGCGCCCGTCAGGGCTCGACCCGCGCGCCGCAGTTCGCCGGTGGTGGCGTCGTGCACGGTCCCGTGCCGCGTGACTACTCGCAGCGCACGCCCAAGAAGATGGTCAAGGCCGCCCTCCGCGGCGCCCTGACCGACCGCGCGCGCCACAGCCGCATCCACGTCGTGTCCGGCCTCGTCGAGGGGACGACCCCGTCGACCAAGGCCGCGAAGAGCCTCCTCGGCAAGATCAGCGAGCGCAAGAACGTGCTCCTGGTCGTCGAGCGCTCCGACGAGGCCGGCTGGCTGTCCGCCCGCAACCTGCCCCAGGTGCACATCCTGGAGGCCGGCCAGCTGAACACGTACGACGTGCTCGTCTCCGACGACGTGGTCTTCACCAAGGCCGCTTTCGACCGCTTCACCACCGGTAACGGCGTCGCCGAGACCGAAGGGAGCGACGCCTGA
- the rplW gene encoding 50S ribosomal protein L23 has product MAETETTTGTTVTSKTFTDPRDLLIKPVVSEKSYALLDENKYTFVVDPRANKTQIKQAVETVFQVKVTGVNTINRQGKRKRTRTGFGKRANTKRAIVTLAEGDRIDIFGGPVS; this is encoded by the coding sequence ATGGCCGAGACCGAGACCACCACTGGCACCACCGTCACCAGCAAGACCTTCACGGACCCCCGCGACCTGCTGATCAAGCCGGTCGTCTCCGAGAAGAGCTACGCGCTGCTGGACGAGAACAAGTACACGTTCGTCGTCGACCCGCGTGCCAACAAGACCCAGATCAAGCAGGCCGTCGAGACGGTCTTCCAGGTCAAGGTCACCGGCGTGAACACGATCAACCGGCAGGGCAAGCGCAAGCGCACCCGCACCGGCTTCGGCAAGCGCGCGAACACCAAGCGCGCCATCGTGACCCTCGCCGAGGGCGACCGCATCGACATCTTCGGCGGCCCGGTCTCCTGA
- the rplB gene encoding 50S ribosomal protein L2, whose product MGIRKYKPTTPGRRGASVADFVEITRSTPEKSLVRPLHSKGGRNNAGRVTVRHQGGGHKRAYRVIDFRRHDKDGVPAKVAHIEYDPNRTARIALLHYADGEKRYILAPAKLKQGDRIENGANADIKPGNNLPLRNIPVGTTIHAIELRPGGGAKISRSAGASVQLLAKEGSMATLRMPSGEVRMVDVRCRATIGEVGNAEQSNINWGKAGRMRWKGVRPTVRGVAMNPVDHPHGGGEGKTSGGRHPVSPWGQKEGRTRSPKKASNKYIVRRRKTNKKR is encoded by the coding sequence ATGGGTATCCGCAAGTACAAGCCGACGACACCGGGCCGTCGTGGCGCCAGCGTCGCCGACTTCGTCGAGATCACGCGGTCCACGCCGGAGAAGTCGCTGGTCCGCCCGCTGCACAGCAAGGGCGGCCGCAACAACGCCGGCCGTGTGACCGTTCGCCACCAGGGTGGCGGCCACAAGCGCGCCTACCGGGTGATCGACTTCCGGCGGCACGACAAGGACGGCGTGCCGGCGAAGGTCGCGCACATCGAGTACGACCCCAACCGCACCGCGCGCATCGCGCTGCTGCACTACGCGGACGGCGAGAAGCGCTACATCCTCGCCCCCGCGAAGCTGAAGCAGGGTGACCGGATCGAGAACGGCGCCAACGCCGACATCAAGCCGGGCAACAACCTGCCGCTGCGCAACATCCCGGTCGGTACCACGATCCACGCGATCGAGCTGCGGCCCGGTGGCGGCGCCAAGATCTCCCGCTCCGCGGGCGCCTCGGTGCAGCTGCTGGCGAAGGAAGGCTCCATGGCCACCCTTCGCATGCCGTCCGGCGAGGTCCGGATGGTCGACGTCCGCTGCCGCGCCACCATCGGTGAGGTCGGCAACGCCGAGCAGTCGAACATCAACTGGGGCAAGGCCGGCCGTATGCGCTGGAAGGGCGTCCGCCCGACCGTCCGCGGTGTCGCGATGAACCCGGTCGACCACCCGCACGGTGGTGGTGAGGGTAAGACCTCCGGTGGCCGCCACCCCGTCTCGCCGTGGGGTCAGAAGGAGGGCCGTACTCGTTCTCCCAAGAAGGCGAGCAACAAGTACATCGTCCGCCGCCGCAAGACGAACAAGAAGCGCTAG
- the rpsS gene encoding 30S ribosomal protein S19 encodes MPRSLKKGPFVDDHLIKKVDTQNEAGSKNVIKTWSRRSMIVPAMLGHTIAVHDGRKHVPVFVTESMVGHKLGEFAPTRTFRGHEKDDRKSRRR; translated from the coding sequence ATGCCGCGCAGTCTCAAGAAGGGGCCCTTCGTCGACGACCACCTGATCAAGAAGGTGGACACGCAGAACGAAGCCGGTTCCAAGAACGTCATCAAGACCTGGTCCCGCCGCTCCATGATCGTCCCGGCCATGCTCGGCCACACGATCGCGGTGCATGACGGCCGCAAGCACGTCCCGGTGTTTGTCACTGAGTCGATGGTCGGCCACAAGCTCGGCGAGTTCGCGCCGACCCGCACCTTCCGCGGCCACGAGAAGGACGACCGCAAGTCGCGTCGTCGCTGA
- the rplV gene encoding 50S ribosomal protein L22, whose protein sequence is MEARAQARYIRVTPMKARRVVDLIRGLDATEAQAVLRFTPQAASEPVGKVLDSAIANAAHNYDHTDANSLFISEAYVDEGPTLKRFRPRAQGRAYRIRKRTSHITVVVASKEETR, encoded by the coding sequence ATGGAAGCCAGGGCCCAGGCGCGGTACATCCGCGTCACGCCCATGAAGGCCCGCCGCGTGGTGGACCTCATCCGTGGCCTTGACGCCACGGAGGCTCAGGCGGTCCTGCGATTCACGCCGCAGGCCGCGAGCGAACCGGTGGGTAAGGTGCTTGACAGCGCCATCGCCAACGCCGCGCACAACTACGACCACACCGACGCCAACTCGCTGTTCATCAGCGAGGCGTACGTGGACGAGGGTCCGACCCTGAAGCGGTTCCGGCCGCGCGCCCAGGGTCGTGCCTACCGCATCCGTAAGCGGACCAGCCACATCACCGTGGTCGTCGCCAGCAAGGAGGAGACCCGGTAA
- the rpsC gene encoding 30S ribosomal protein S3: MGQKVNPYGFRLGVTTDFKSRWYADKLYKDYVKEDVAIRRMMTQGMERAGISKVEIERTRDRVRVDIHTARPGIVIGRRGAEADRIRGDLEKLTGKQVQLNILEVKNPEMDAQLVAQAVAEQLSSRVSFRRAMRKSMQGTLKAGAKGIKIQCGGRLGGAEMSRSEFYREGRVPLHTLRANVDYGFFEAKTTFGRIGVKVWIYKGDVKNIAEVRADNAAARAGNRPARGGGNERPQRRGGERGERGGRGGRRPQSEAPKAEATTAPEAPAAAETPGTEG, translated from the coding sequence ATGGGCCAGAAGGTTAACCCTTACGGGTTCCGGCTGGGCGTGACCACGGACTTCAAGTCCCGCTGGTACGCCGACAAGCTGTACAAGGACTACGTCAAGGAAGACGTCGCCATCCGCCGGATGATGACGCAGGGCATGGAGCGGGCCGGCATCTCCAAGGTGGAGATCGAGCGCACCCGTGACCGCGTCCGCGTCGACATCCACACCGCCCGGCCGGGCATCGTCATCGGCCGTCGCGGCGCGGAGGCCGACCGCATCCGCGGTGACCTGGAGAAGCTGACCGGCAAGCAGGTCCAGCTGAACATCCTCGAGGTCAAGAACCCGGAGATGGACGCGCAGCTCGTGGCCCAGGCGGTCGCCGAGCAGCTGTCCTCCCGTGTCTCCTTCCGTCGTGCCATGCGCAAGAGCATGCAGGGCACGCTGAAGGCCGGCGCCAAGGGCATCAAGATCCAGTGCGGCGGCCGTCTCGGCGGCGCCGAGATGTCCCGCTCCGAGTTCTACCGCGAGGGCCGGGTTCCGCTGCACACCCTGCGCGCGAACGTGGACTACGGCTTCTTCGAGGCCAAGACCACCTTCGGCCGCATCGGTGTGAAGGTGTGGATCTACAAGGGCGACGTCAAGAACATCGCCGAGGTCCGCGCCGACAACGCCGCCGCGCGTGCGGGCAACCGCCCGGCCCGTGGTGGCGGCAACGAGCGTCCGCAGCGCCGCGGTGGCGAGCGCGGTGAGCGCGGTGGCCGTGGTGGCCGTCGCCCGCAGAGCGAGGCCCCCAAGGCCGAGGCGACCACCGCTCCTGAGGCCCCGGCTGCGGCTGAGACCCCCGGAACGGAAGGCTGA
- the rplP gene encoding 50S ribosomal protein L16 codes for MLIPRRVKHRKQHHPTRRGMAKGGTELAFGEYGLQAVTPAYVTNRQIESARISITRHIKRGGKVWINIYPDRPLTKKPAETRMGSGKGSPEWWVANVKPGRVMFELSFPNEKTAREALTRAAHKLPMKCRIVRREAGES; via the coding sequence ATGCTGATCCCCCGCAGGGTCAAGCACCGCAAGCAGCACCACCCCACGCGGCGTGGCATGGCCAAGGGCGGCACCGAGCTGGCGTTCGGTGAGTACGGCCTCCAGGCCGTCACCCCGGCGTATGTGACCAACCGGCAGATCGAGTCCGCTCGTATCTCCATCACCCGGCACATCAAGCGTGGCGGCAAGGTCTGGATCAACATCTACCCGGACCGCCCGCTGACCAAGAAGCCCGCCGAGACCCGCATGGGTTCCGGTAAGGGTTCTCCGGAGTGGTGGGTCGCGAACGTCAAGCCCGGTCGGGTGATGTTCGAGCTGTCCTTCCCGAACGAGAAGACTGCGCGTGAGGCGCTCACCCGCGCCGCGCACAAGCTTCCGATGAAGTGCCGCATCGTGCGGCGCGAGGCAGGTGAGTCGTGA
- the rpmC gene encoding 50S ribosomal protein L29 codes for MAAGTKASDLRQLGDEELVDKLREAKEELFNLRFQAATGQLENNSRLKTVRKDIARIYTLMRERELGIETVESA; via the coding sequence ATGGCGGCCGGTACCAAGGCTTCCGATCTGCGCCAGCTGGGTGACGAGGAGCTCGTCGACAAGCTGCGCGAGGCCAAGGAGGAGCTGTTCAACCTCCGCTTCCAGGCGGCCACCGGTCAGCTGGAGAACAACTCCCGGCTCAAGACCGTCCGTAAGGACATCGCCCGGATCTACACCCTCATGCGAGAGCGCGAGCTCGGTATTGAGACGGTGGAGAGCGCCTGA
- the rpsQ gene encoding 30S ribosomal protein S17, which yields MSEKNVTETESRGFRKTREGLVVSDKMDKTVVVAVEDRVKHALYGKVIRRTNKLKAHDEQNAAGIGDRVLLMETRPLSATKRWRVVEILEKAK from the coding sequence ATGAGCGAGAAGAATGTGACTGAGACTGAGAGCCGCGGCTTCCGGAAGACCCGTGAGGGTCTGGTCGTCAGCGACAAGATGGACAAGACCGTGGTGGTTGCCGTCGAGGACCGCGTCAAGCACGCCCTCTACGGCAAGGTCATCCGCCGCACCAACAAGCTCAAGGCGCACGACGAGCAGAACGCCGCCGGGATCGGTGACCGCGTCCTCCTGATGGAGACCCGGCCGCTGTCCGCGACGAAGCGCTGGCGCGTCGTCGAGATCCTCGAGAAGGCCAAGTAA
- the rplN gene encoding 50S ribosomal protein L14: MIQQESRLRVADNTGAKEILCIRVLGGSGRRYAGIGDVIVATVKDAIPGGNVKKGEVVKAVVVRTVKERRRADGSYIRFDENAAVILKNDGDPRGTRIFGPVGRELREKRFMKIVSLAPEVL; the protein is encoded by the coding sequence GTGATCCAGCAGGAGTCGCGACTGCGTGTCGCCGACAACACTGGTGCCAAGGAGATCCTTTGCATCCGTGTTCTCGGTGGCTCGGGTCGCCGCTACGCGGGCATCGGTGACGTCATCGTCGCCACCGTCAAGGACGCGATCCCCGGTGGCAACGTGAAGAAGGGCGAGGTCGTCAAGGCCGTCGTCGTGCGCACCGTCAAGGAGCGCCGCCGTGCCGACGGCTCGTACATCCGCTTCGACGAGAACGCCGCGGTCATCCTCAAGAACGACGGTGACCCCCGCGGCACCCGCATCTTCGGCCCTGTCGGCCGTGAGCTGCGCGAGAAGAGGTTCATGAAGATCGTCTCGCTCGCGCCGGAGGTGCTGTAA
- the rplX gene encoding 50S ribosomal protein L24 has product MKIKKGDLVQVITGKDKGKQGKVIVAFPREDRVLVEGVNRVKKHTKAGQTDRGSKTGGIITTEAPIHVSNVQLVVEKDGKKVVTRVGYRFDDNGNKIRVAKRTGEDI; this is encoded by the coding sequence ATGAAGATCAAGAAGGGCGACCTGGTCCAGGTCATCACCGGCAAGGACAAGGGCAAGCAGGGCAAGGTCATCGTGGCCTTCCCCCGCGAGGACCGCGTCCTGGTCGAGGGTGTCAACCGGGTCAAGAAGCACACCAAGGCCGGCCAGACCGACCGCGGTTCGAAGACCGGCGGCATCATCACCACCGAGGCCCCCATCCACGTCAGCAACGTTCAGCTGGTTGTGGAGAAGGACGGCAAGAAGGTCGTGACCCGGGTCGGCTACCGCTTCGACGACAACGGCAACAAGATCCGTGTTGCCAAGCGGACCGGTGAGGACATCTGA
- the rplE gene encoding 50S ribosomal protein L5 produces the protein MSTAAETTRVAPRLKTRYRDEIAGKMRDEFKYENVMQTPGLTKIVVNMGVGDAARDSKLIEGAIRDLATITGQKPQVTKARKSIAQFKLREGQPIGAHVTLRGDRMWEFLDRLLSLALPRIRDFRGLSPKQFDGRGNYTFGLTEQVMFHEIDQDKIDRVRGMDITVVTSATNDDEGRALLRHLGFPFKEN, from the coding sequence ATGAGCACCGCTGCCGAAACCACTCGCGTCGCCCCGCGTCTGAAGACGCGCTACCGCGACGAGATCGCCGGCAAGATGCGTGACGAGTTCAAGTACGAGAACGTCATGCAGACCCCCGGCCTGACCAAGATCGTGGTCAACATGGGTGTGGGCGACGCCGCCCGCGACTCCAAGCTGATCGAGGGCGCCATCCGCGACCTCGCCACGATCACCGGCCAGAAGCCGCAGGTCACCAAGGCCCGCAAGTCCATCGCGCAGTTCAAGCTGCGTGAGGGCCAGCCGATCGGCGCCCACGTGACGCTGCGCGGCGACCGCATGTGGGAGTTCCTGGACCGGCTGCTGTCGCTGGCGCTGCCGCGTATCCGCGACTTCCGCGGGCTGTCCCCGAAGCAGTTCGACGGCCGTGGCAACTACACCTTCGGTCTCACCGAGCAGGTCATGTTCCACGAGATCGACCAGGACAAGATCGACCGCGTCCGGGGCATGGACATCACCGTGGTCACCTCGGCGACCAACGACGACGAGGGTCGTGCCCTGCTGCGTCACCTCGGCTTCCCGTTCAAGGAGAACTGA
- a CDS encoding type Z 30S ribosomal protein S14, which produces MAKKALIAKAARKPKFAVRAYNRCQRCGRPHSVYRKFGLCRVCLREMAHRGELPGVTKSSW; this is translated from the coding sequence GTGGCGAAGAAGGCGCTGATCGCCAAGGCGGCCCGCAAGCCCAAGTTCGCTGTGCGCGCGTACAACCGCTGCCAGCGTTGCGGCCGGCCGCACTCCGTGTACCGCAAGTTCGGCCTGTGCCGTGTGTGCCTCCGTGAGATGGCGCACCGCGGCGAGCTGCCGGGCGTGACCAAGAGCTCCTGGTAG
- the rpsH gene encoding 30S ribosomal protein S8 yields the protein MTMTDPIADMLTRLRNANSAYHDDVQMPFSKIKSHIAEILQQEGYITGWKVEDAEVGKNLILELKFGPNRERSIAGIKRISKPGLRVYAKSTNLPKVLGGLGVAIISTSHGLLTGQQAQKKGVGGEVLAYVW from the coding sequence ATGACCATGACTGACCCGATCGCAGACATGCTCACCCGTCTGCGCAACGCGAACTCGGCTTACCACGACGACGTGCAGATGCCGTTCAGCAAGATCAAGTCGCACATCGCGGAGATCCTCCAGCAGGAGGGCTACATCACCGGCTGGAAGGTCGAGGACGCCGAGGTCGGCAAGAACCTCATCCTCGAGCTGAAGTTCGGCCCGAACCGCGAGCGCTCGATCGCTGGCATCAAGCGCATCAGCAAGCCGGGCCTGCGGGTCTACGCAAAGTCCACCAACCTGCCGAAGGTGCTCGGCGGCCTGGGCGTGGCGATCATCTCCACGTCCCACGGGCTGCTCACGGGCCAGCAGGCGCAGAAGAAGGGCGTGGGTGGGGAAGTCCTCGCCTACGTCTGGTAA
- the rplF gene encoding 50S ribosomal protein L6, giving the protein MSRIGKLPISVPAGVDVTIDGRTVAVKGPKGALTHTVAAPIDIAKGEDGTLVVTRPNDERESKALHGLSRTLVANMITGVTAGYSKALEISGVGYRVTAKGSNLEFALGYSHPILVEAPEGISFKVESPTKFSVEGIDKQKVGEVAANIRKLRKPDPYKAKGVKYAGEVVRRKVGKAGK; this is encoded by the coding sequence ATGTCGCGAATCGGCAAGCTGCCCATCTCGGTTCCCGCCGGTGTGGACGTCACCATCGACGGCCGGACGGTCGCGGTGAAGGGCCCCAAGGGCGCCCTCACCCACACCGTTGCCGCGCCGATCGACATCGCCAAGGGCGAGGACGGCACCCTCGTGGTGACCCGCCCGAACGACGAGCGTGAATCGAAGGCCCTGCACGGCCTGTCCCGCACGCTGGTGGCGAACATGATCACCGGCGTGACCGCGGGGTACAGCAAGGCGCTGGAAATCAGCGGTGTCGGCTACCGAGTCACCGCGAAGGGCTCCAACCTGGAGTTCGCGCTGGGCTACAGCCACCCGATCCTCGTGGAGGCGCCCGAGGGCATCTCCTTCAAGGTCGAGTCCCCGACCAAGTTCTCGGTCGAGGGCATCGACAAGCAGAAGGTCGGCGAGGTCGCGGCCAACATCCGCAAGCTGCGGAAGCCCGACCCGTACAAGGCCAAGGGCGTCAAGTACGCCGGCGAGGTCGTCCGCCGCAAGGTCGGAAAGGCTGGTAAGTAG
- the rplR gene encoding 50S ribosomal protein L18, with protein sequence MAYGVKIAKGSAYKGAALKRRHIRVRKRVNGTAERPRLVVTRSNRGIVAQVIDDLAGHTLASASTLDASIRGTDGDKSTKAKQVGQLVAERAKAKGVEAVVFDRGGNQYAGRIAALADAAREAGLKF encoded by the coding sequence ATGGCATACGGAGTCAAGATCGCCAAGGGCTCTGCGTACAAGGGTGCGGCGCTCAAGCGCCGTCACATCCGCGTGCGCAAGCGCGTCAACGGTACGGCCGAGCGTCCGCGCCTGGTCGTCACGCGGTCCAACCGCGGCATCGTTGCGCAGGTCATCGACGACCTCGCGGGCCACACGCTCGCGTCGGCGTCGACCCTCGACGCGTCCATCCGCGGCACCGACGGCGACAAGAGCACCAAGGCGAAGCAGGTCGGCCAGCTCGTGGCCGAGCGCGCCAAGGCCAAGGGCGTGGAGGCCGTCGTGTTCGACCGCGGCGGCAACCAGTACGCGGGGCGCATCGCCGCCCTGGCGGACGCCGCCCGTGAGGCCGGCCTGAAGTTCTGA
- the rpsE gene encoding 30S ribosomal protein S5, which yields MAGPQRRGSGAGGERRDRKDRRDGGQQAEKTAYVERVVAINRVAKVVKGGRRFSFTALVVVGDGDGTVGVGYGKAKEVPAAIAKGVEEAKKHFFKVPRIQGTIPHPIQGEKAAGVVLLKPASPGTGVIAGGPVRAVLECAGIHDVLSKSLGSDNAINIVHATVAALQGLQRPEEIAARRGLPIEDVAPAALLRARAGVGV from the coding sequence ATGGCTGGACCCCAGCGCCGCGGAAGCGGTGCCGGTGGCGAGCGACGGGACCGCAAGGACCGGCGGGACGGCGGCCAGCAGGCCGAGAAGACCGCCTACGTCGAGCGGGTCGTCGCGATCAACCGCGTCGCCAAGGTTGTCAAGGGTGGCCGCCGCTTCAGCTTCACCGCGCTGGTCGTGGTGGGCGACGGCGACGGCACCGTCGGTGTCGGCTACGGCAAGGCCAAGGAGGTGCCGGCCGCCATCGCCAAGGGTGTTGAGGAGGCCAAGAAGCACTTCTTCAAGGTCCCCCGTATCCAGGGCACCATCCCGCACCCGATCCAGGGTGAGAAGGCCGCGGGCGTCGTGCTGCTCAAGCCGGCTTCGCCCGGTACCGGTGTTATCGCCGGTGGCCCGGTGCGTGCCGTGCTGGAGTGCGCGGGCATCCACGACGTGCTGTCCAAGAGCCTCGGCTCGGACAACGCGATCAACATCGTGCACGCCACCGTGGCCGCGCTCCAGGGGCTTCAGCGCCCCGAGGAGATCGCCGCCCGCCGTGGCCTGCCGATCGAGGACGTGGCGCCCGCCGCGCTGCTGCGCGCCCGGGCCGGGGTTGGTGTGTGA
- the rpmD gene encoding 50S ribosomal protein L30: MARLKVTQTKSYIGSKQNHRDTLRSLGLKRLNDVVVKEDRPEIRGMVHTVRHLVTVEEVD, from the coding sequence ATGGCGCGTCTCAAGGTCACGCAGACCAAGTCCTACATCGGCAGCAAGCAGAACCACCGTGACACCCTGCGTTCGCTCGGCCTGAAGCGGCTGAACGACGTCGTGGTCAAGGAGGACCGCCCGGAGATCCGCGGCATGGTCCACACCGTCCGCCACCTCGTCACGGTTGAGGAGGTCGACTGA
- the rplO gene encoding 50S ribosomal protein L15 encodes MGDNPIKVHNLRPAPGAKTAKTRVGRGEASKGKTAGRGTKGTKARYQVPERFEGGQMPLHMRLPKLKGFKNPFRTEYQVVNLDKIAALYPEGGEVTVADLVAKGAVRKNQLVKVLGTGEVSVALQVTVDAVSGSAREKITAAGGTVTELV; translated from the coding sequence ATGGGCGACAACCCGATCAAGGTCCACAACCTCCGTCCGGCCCCCGGCGCCAAGACCGCCAAGACCCGTGTTGGTCGTGGTGAGGCGTCGAAGGGCAAGACGGCCGGTCGTGGTACGAAGGGCACCAAGGCCCGGTACCAGGTTCCGGAGCGCTTCGAGGGTGGGCAGATGCCGCTGCACATGCGGCTGCCCAAGCTCAAGGGCTTCAAGAACCCCTTCCGCACCGAGTACCAGGTCGTGAACCTGGACAAGATCGCGGCCCTCTACCCCGAGGGTGGCGAGGTGACCGTGGCCGACCTGGTCGCCAAGGGCGCCGTGCGGAAGAACCAGCTCGTCAAGGTGCTCGGCACCGGCGAGGTCTCGGTGGCGCTGCAGGTGACCGTTGACGCGGTCTCCGGCTCCGCCCGCGAGAAGATCACCGCCGCCGGCGGTACCGTCACCGAGCTCGTCTGA